From Microplitis mediator isolate UGA2020A chromosome 11, iyMicMedi2.1, whole genome shotgun sequence, one genomic window encodes:
- the LOC130677866 gene encoding alpha-protein kinase 1-like codes for MVALVAMRREHTTGRSSNYEPANPLAGFDHLQQNPFGHPVINESRSRDIQTAEDGELQEFVDIAQVQQLLQQQTQHQQQHHHHQQPPPTSCLWGAVYPPPPPTISYPHHHHHHHHHHPSESHQSGEETQCGPEEALAASATVVNPTQLQRMTMDGIEVVGTQHHAAASPFLLSSPPPGHHHHHVHHTHASYNIQAVQLSFDACLAYNTASSTSGIPIGRGTSSPIAATSVNSGKAVSLLTLSSCPPLHSASSDSPDIHHRHRHHHHHHHNDNQQHHSISENPVSPSDSVEKQIQPRNGDDDDVCIGNCQDDMRDATEKDKPGDLNTPVTTSSDLPSFFGPSALVEPPPISGSLAGDDLSLEAATVEDDETVVSTGRDHHHHHHHQDNTDSTTVRAHSSSSPQRHHQSQEDIERCNILQGGVILYSAPHSSSSVSSTPVTSVNICNVPTLTYRGIFTTTCTQSTTLNTLQTPQQQQQQQQQQQQQQQQQQQQQQQQQQQQQQQQQQQQQQQQQQQQQQQQQQQQQQQQQQQQTTQEIWNSIPSPSLTLTSQPFLHPSLHSAPYGGETVELLQVDSKPPPHSGYHDSPSSTSTTWLTSHEDNYDSGLLSHHQPHLHHHHHPETTLKQEPVSNSGYNPAVQHQQSQPQQQLPTPGSGAVQLAEYNPSTSKGHEILSQVYQQSALPLRLVPVKPRKYPNRPSKTPVHERPYACPVDGCDRRFSRSDELTRHIRIHTGQKPFQCRICMRSFSRSDHLTTHVRTHTGEKPFCCDQCGRKFARSDEKKRHAKVHLKQRLKREATHINSRNHSQAHVSSPCNQ; via the exons atggtGGCGCTCGTCGCGATGCGACGCGAACATACAACAGGACGTAGCAGTAATTACGAGCCCGCTAATCCACTTGCAGGTTTTGATCATCTCCAGCAAAATCCGTTCGGGCATCCAGTGATCAATGAATCGAGATCACGTGACATTCAGACTGCTGAAGATGGTGAGTTACAGGAATTTGTGGATATTGCACAAGTACAGCAATTGCTACAGCAACAGACGCAGCATCAACAGCAGCATCATCACCATCAGCAGCCACCACCGACGTCTTGTCTCTGGGGGGCGGTTTACCCGCCGCCTCCACCGACTATCAGTTATCCTCATCAccatcatcaccatcatcatcaccatccTTCAGAATCTCACCAGTCAG GCGAGGAGACGCAGTGCGGACCTGAGGAAGCATTAGCGGCATCTGCCACTGTAGTAAATCCAACACAACTTCAGAGGATGACCATGGACGGAATTGAGGTGGTCGGCACGCAGCATCATGCTGCAGCCAGTCCATTCCTACTGTCATCGCCACCACCAGGACATCATCATCACCATGTTCATCACACCCACGCTTCTTACAATATCCAAGCAGTCCAGTTAAGTTTTGACGCCTGTCTGGCTTACAATACTGCGAGCTCAACTTCAGGGATTCCCATAGGCCGTGGGACGTCATCGCCGATAGCCGCGACCTCCGTCAACAGTGGCAAGGCAGTATCACTGCTCACTCTTTCAAGTTGTCCTCCATTACATTCAGCGAGCTCCGACTCGCCGGATATTCATCACCGACATCGGCACCATCACCACCACCATCACAATGATAACCAACAACATCATTCTATCTCAGAGAACCCAGTGTCACCAAGTGATTCTGTGGAAAAACAAATCCAACCGCGCAATGGTGACGACGACGATGTTTGCATCGGAAACTGCCAAGACGATATGCGTGACGCAACAGAAAAAGATAAACCGGGTGACTTAAACACCCCCGTCACCACTAGTAGCGATTTGCCATCTTTTTTTGGACCCTCCGCTCTCGTAGAACCACCACCAATATCAG GTAGTCTAGCAGGCGATGATCTCTCTCTTGAAGCAGCAACTGTTGAAGATGATGAAACAGTGGTTTCTACAGGACGGGATCACCACCACCATCACCACCATCAAGACAATACGGATTCGACAACTGTTAGAGCGCACTCGTCATCTAGTCCCCAGCGTCATCATCAGTCCCAGGAGGACATTGAACGCTGTAATATCCTTCAAGGAGGTGTCATACTCTATTCAGCTCCACACTCCTCGTCTTCAGTTTCCTCTACGCCTGTCACCAGTGTCAACATTTGTAATGTACCCACGCTCACTTATCGAGGTATTTTTACGACAACGTGCACTCAATCAACGACTCTTAACACTCTCCAGACACCtcaacagcaacagcaacaacaacaacaacaacaacaacaacaacaacaacaacaacaacaacaacaacaacaacaacaacaacaacaacaacagcaacaacaacagcagcaacaacaacaacagcaacaacaacaacaacaacaacaacaacaacaacaacaacaacaacaacaacaacaaacaaCTCAAGAAATCTGGAATTCAATTCCATCCCCATCTCTCACCTTAACGAGTCAGCCATTCCTCCATCCCTCACTTCACTCCGCACCCTATGGGGGTGAGACTGTGGAATTACTTCAAGTTGATTCTAAACCCCCTCCTCATTCTGGATATCACGATTCGCCGTCTTCCACATCGACAACTTGGCTGACCAGTCACGAGGACAACTACGATTCTGGACTACTGTCCCATCACCAACCTCATCTCCATCATCACCATCACCCAGAGACAACGCTCAAGCAAGAACCAGTTTCTAACTCTGGATACAATCCAGCTGTGCAACACCAACAGTCTCAACCCCAACAGCAACTACCCACACCAGGGTCTGGTGCCGTTCAACTTGCGGAGTATAATCCCAGCACATCTAAAGGCCATGAAATTCTATCCCAAGTCTATCAGCAAAGTGCTCTGCCTCTCAGGTTAGTCCCAGTTAAGCCCAGAAAATACCCAAACAGACCGAGCAAAACTCCAGTCCATGAAAGGCCTTATGCTTGTCCAGTCGACGGTTGCGATCGCCGGTTCTCGCGCAGTGACGAACTTACAAGACATATTCGTATCCACACTGGCCAGAAACCATTCCAATGTCGCATCTGCATGCGATCTTTTTCTCGGAGTGACCACCTCACCACCCACGTCAGAACTCATACTGGTGAAAAGCCATTTTGCTGTGATCAATGTGGAAGAAAGTTTGCCAGGAGTGACGAGAAAAAAAGACACGCGAAGGTCCATTTGAAACAGAGGCTCAAACGTGAGGCGACCCACATTAACTCAAGGAATCATTCTCAAGCTCACGTTTCTTCACCTTGTaatcagtaa
- the LOC130677492 gene encoding xaa-Pro aminopeptidase ApepP: MNINMARTGATKLSKLRELMAAVEFEGAVKKGIQALIVGSEDAHLSEYITDRDKRRHFISGFQGSLGTAIITAKDAVLWTDGRYYAQAQAEFDPPDAWTLMKEGTIGTPTQDEWLVSTLPPNSTVGADPNLMSYAVWIPLHNSLSAAGHNLLPLEENLIDKLWGDEQPPVISNPIVPQLITFTGKTAGEKITQCREAMKKNRASVLVITTLDEVAYLLNLRGSDIPYNPVFFAYVIITLTDIHIFVDKTRLTAEAEKQLNDEGVEAIYHPYEDVRSYLKQLALSNLFITGNGSENERIWINSNANYALHTECGDVQRHIAITPVRLMQVIKNQVEIDNMKAAHIRDSAALVKYFAWLEDKVKSKCDPPITEITGADKLEQIRREQKNFVGLSFPTISSVGAHGAVIHYLPSPKTDVPITDQEIYLCDSGAQYYDGTTDVTRTFHFGTPTSFQREAFTRVFKGQTAVATAVFPMMIKGNYLDILARKSLWDVGLHYLHGSGHGVGAYLNVHEFPTAISWRPYPDDPGLQPGIFLSNEPGFYEDGSFGIRLENVQFVIKANTPYNHRNLDFLTFETVTFVPIQTSLLDIDLLTDQEIEYLNSYHAKCLEILRPFLQGEDDIQARQWLEKETLPISR, translated from the exons ATGAATATCAATATGGCGAGAACTGGAGCTACGAAATTATCAAAACTCCGCGAGCTGATGGCAGCCGTTGAGTTTGAGGGTGCGGTAAAAAAAGGAATCCAAGCTTTGATAGTTGGCTCTGAAGACGCTCATCTGTCAGAGTACATAACAGATCGTGACAAACGTCGTCACTTTATTTCCGGCTTTCAAGGGTCACTGGGAACGGCAATTATCACTGCCAAAGATGCAGTGCTATGGACAGATGGACGGTATTACGCCCAAGCACAAGCAGAATTCGATCCACCGGATGCTTGGACGTTGATGAAAGAGGGCACGATTGGCACCCCAACGCAAGACGAATGGTTGGTGTCCACTCTCCCGCCAAACTCGACAGTCGGTGCTGATCCAAATCTAATGAGCTACGCGGTATGGATACCCCTGCATAATTCCCTGAGTGCTGCTGGCCATAATTTACTGCCACTTGAAGAAAATTTGATCGACAAACTCTGGGGAGATGAACAGCCTCCAGTAATTTCTAATCCAATCGTACCGCAGCTGATAACTTTCACCGGGAAAACGGCTGGTGAAAAAATAACGCAATGTCGAGAGGCCATGAAAAAAAACCGAGCTAGTGTTCTTGTAATAACGACTTTGGATGAAGTCGCttacttattaaatttacgaGGCTCGGACATACCTTACAATCCGGTTTTTTTTGCGTACGTTATCATAACACTGACagatattcatatatttgttGACAAGACGAGATTGACTGCGGAAGCAGAGAAACAATTAAATGATGAAGGGGTAGAAGCTATTTATCATCCGTATGAAGATGTGAGATCGTATTTGAAACAACTTGCACTtagcaatttatttattacgggTAATGGATCGGAAAATGAAAGAATTTGGATAAATAGCAACGCGAATTATGCTTTGCATACAGAGTGTGGTGATGTGCAGAGACATATTGCGATAACTCCGGTAAGATTAATGcaagttattaaaaatcaagtTGAAATTGACAACATGAAGGCGGCTCATATTAGGGACTCTGCTGCGCTGGTTAAATATTTCGCTTGGCTTGAAGATAAAGTTAAAAGTAAATGCGATCCTCCGATCACAGAAATAACTGGTGCTGATAAATTAGAACAGATTCGACG agaacaaaaaaattttgttggttTGAGTTTTCCAACAATTTCATCAGTTGGAGCTCATGGTGCTGTTATTCATTACTTGCCATCACCAAAGACTGATGTACCAATTACAGATCAAGAGATTTATCTCTGTGATTCGGGTGCGCAGTATTACGACGGTACTACTGATGTAACAAGAACTTTTCATTTCGGAACTCCAACAAGCTTTCAACGAGAAGCTTTTACTCGAGTATTTAAAGGACAGACTGCTGTCGCTACGGCAGTATTTCCTATGATGATCAAAGgaaattatttagatattcTAGCACGTAAAAGTCTCTGGGATGTTGG tctccACTACTTGCACGGTAGTGGCCATGGAGTAGGTGCTTATCTCAACGTTCATGAATTCCCCACTGCTATTTCCTGGCGTCCTTATCCAGATGACCCTGGTTTACAACCGGGGATCTTTTTATCTAATG AACCTGGATTTTATGAAGACGGAAGTTTTGGAATCCGTCTTGAAAATGTTCAGTTTGTCATCAAAGCCAATACTCCTTACAACCACAGGAATTTGGATTTCTTAACTTTTGAAACAGTAACTTTTGTTCCAATTCAAACTTCTCTTCTTGACATCGATTTGCTTACCGATCAAgag attgaatatttgaattctTATCACGCCAAGTGTTTAGAAATACTTCGACCTTTCCTTCAAGGTGAAGATGACATCCAAGCTCGTCAATGGCTTGAAAAAGAAACACTGCCAATATCGAGATAG